In a single window of the Danio rerio strain Tuebingen ecotype United States chromosome 20, GRCz12tu, whole genome shotgun sequence genome:
- the opn7a gene encoding opsin 7, group member a isoform X1 — translation MQGLDNSTFQSNIPVAADITVGIVYSLFGVCSLCGNSMLLYVSYKKKHLLKPAEFFIVNLAISDLGMTLSLYPLAVTSSIAHRWLYGRTVCVIYAFCGVLFGICSLTTLTILSTVCCLKVCYPLHGNRFSYEHGRMLIVCAWAYSLVFACSPLAHWGQYGPEPYGTACCIDWAWSNQNSVARSYTTVLFIACYLVPCVIIIISYTRILITVRESRRAVEQHVSAQTRMGNIQTIIVKLSVAVCIGFFTAWSPYALVSMWAAFGHFDDIPPMAFAVPAMFAKSSTLYNPLIYLLLKPNFRHLLCKDMRSLRGVCMHHCLCQCFPPWSYRPSLALSLRPLRRRGQSISESMGGPVGQCHCPCERCNDPFEQFKHYPRRCPVKVNTVQLSLQDSTEPELEPEPEPKMLKEGKPKSQSVECKKSVRVIVRGRKCSEIDSLEITLETVPAPGTAAKNTKP, via the exons GTGTTTGTTCACTATGCGGAAACAGTATGTTACTCTATGTGTCCTACAAGAAGAAGCACCTGCTGAAACCAGCTGAGTTCTTCATTGTTAACCTGGCCATCAGTGATCTGGGCATGACCCTCAGCCTTTACCCTCTCGCCGTCACCTCAAGCATCGCTCACAG GTGGCTGTATGGAAGAACAGTGTGTGTGATCTATGCCTTCTGTGGTGTCTTATTTGGGATCTGCTCTCTCACCACTCTCACTATTCTCAGCACTGTTTGCTGCCTCAAAGTCTGCTACCCACTTCACG GTAATCGGTTCAGCTATGAGCATGGTCGCATGTTAATAGTGTGTGCGTGGGCCTATTCTCTTGTGTTCGCCTGTTCTCCACTTGCCCACTGGGGGCAGTACGGACCAGAACCCTACGGCACAGCCTGCTGTATTGACTGGGCCTGGTCCAATCAAAACTCAGTGGCCCGCTCGTACACCACTGTGCTCTTCATCGCCTGCTATCTGGTGCCGtgtgtcatcatcatcatctcttaCACACGCATACTGATCACGGTTCGAGAGTCCCGCAGAGCGGTGGAGCAGCACGTCTCAGCGCAGACACGCATGGGCAACATCCAGACCATCATAGTGAAG CTGAGTGTAGCAGTATGTATAGGATTCTTCACTGCTTGGAGTCCATATGCACTGGTGTCTATGTGGGCGGCGTTTGGCCATTTTGATGACATCCCGCCCATGGCGTTCGCCGTCCCTGCAATGTTTGCCAAATCCTCCACCCTTTATAACCCTCTCATCTACCTCTTGCTGAAACCCAACTTCCGCCACCTCCTCTGCAAAGACATGCGCTCGCTGCGAGGGGTTTGCATGCACCACTGTCTGTGCCAGTGTTTTCCCCCATGGAGTTACCGGCCATCATTGGCCCTCAGTCTGCGGCCCCTGCGGCGGCGAGGTCAGTCCATTTCTGAATCAATGGGGGGGCCTGTAGGTCAGTGTCACTGCCCCTGCGAGAGGTGCAATGACCCCTTTGAGCAGTTTAAACACTACCCGCGCCGCTGTCCAGTCAAAGTGAACACTGTGCAGTTGTCTCTGCAGGACAGCACCGAACCTGAATTGGAGCCAGAGCCGGAACCTAAAATGTTGAAAGAAGGCAAACCAAAGAGTCAATCAGTGGAGTGTAAAAAGTCTGTGCGGGTCATCGTGAGGGGGCGGAAATGCTCCGAAATTGACAGTCTGGAGATCACCTTGGAAACGGTGCCTGCTCCTGGTACAGCTGCCAAAAACACCAAACCGTAA